One genomic segment of Rhizobium viscosum includes these proteins:
- a CDS encoding undecaprenyl-diphosphate phosphatase — MDYINSIILGIIEGITEFLPISSTGHLIIAEQWLGARTDTFNIVIQAGAILAVTIIYWRRLLDLLLGWRDPQHRDYAFKLIVAFLITAVLGLVVKKLGFELPENATPVAWALIIGGIWMIFAEWAAARRPPSSHITWLVAILVGIAQVVAGVFPGTSRSGATIFVAMLAGTANRAAATEFAFLVGIPTMYAASAFSLLKTFEDGGAANEDWTALGIAFVVSTIVAFIAVKWLLAYIRSNRFTVFAIYRIILGIVLLGMAMTGMIA; from the coding sequence ATGGACTATATAAACTCTATAATTCTGGGCATTATAGAAGGGATCACAGAGTTCCTGCCGATTTCGAGCACTGGCCACCTGATCATTGCGGAACAGTGGCTCGGCGCCCGCACCGACACATTCAATATTGTCATTCAGGCAGGCGCGATCCTCGCCGTCACGATCATCTACTGGCGTCGGCTGCTCGATCTGCTGCTTGGCTGGCGCGATCCGCAACACCGCGATTATGCTTTTAAACTGATCGTCGCCTTTCTGATAACGGCGGTCCTTGGACTGGTGGTCAAGAAACTCGGTTTCGAACTGCCTGAGAACGCAACGCCGGTTGCCTGGGCGCTCATCATCGGCGGTATCTGGATGATCTTTGCCGAATGGGCCGCTGCCCGCCGTCCTCCGAGCTCTCACATCACCTGGCTCGTTGCCATTCTGGTCGGTATCGCCCAGGTCGTTGCCGGCGTCTTCCCCGGAACGTCCCGCTCCGGCGCCACGATCTTCGTCGCCATGCTGGCCGGCACGGCTAATCGCGCTGCGGCAACTGAATTCGCCTTCCTCGTCGGCATTCCGACCATGTACGCGGCAAGCGCCTTTTCGCTGCTGAAAACTTTCGAGGATGGCGGTGCGGCGAACGAGGATTGGACAGCGCTCGGCATTGCCTTTGTCGTTTCGACGATCGTTGCCTTCATCGCCGTCAAGTGGTTGCTGGCCTACATCAGGAGCAACCGCTTTACGGTCTTTGCGATCTATCGCATCATTTTGGGTATTGTGCTGCTCGGCATGGCGATGACCGGCATGATCGCCTGA
- a CDS encoding YraN family protein: protein MADGEATLRRRKALRRGSRAEYIAAIFLMLKGYRILAMRYKTKLGEIDIIARKGDLSVFVEVKARADEMGAVDAVSYASQKRIRAASDLWLARQRDYARLSQRYDIVAILPGKLPRHFPDAF, encoded by the coding sequence ATGGCTGACGGCGAAGCCACGCTCCGCAGGAGAAAGGCGCTGCGTCGCGGCTCGCGGGCAGAATATATTGCCGCCATTTTCCTGATGCTGAAAGGATATCGCATCCTCGCGATGCGCTACAAAACGAAGCTCGGCGAGATCGATATCATCGCCCGCAAGGGCGATCTGTCCGTCTTTGTTGAGGTCAAGGCGCGCGCCGACGAAATGGGCGCGGTGGATGCTGTGTCCTACGCCTCGCAAAAACGCATCCGAGCTGCGAGTGATCTCTGGCTCGCCCGCCAGCGGGACTATGCCCGGCTCTCACAGCGCTATGATATCGTCGCGATATTGCCAGGCAAACTGCCTCGTCATTTCCCGGATGCTTTCTAG
- a CDS encoding glutathione S-transferase family protein, which translates to MPTLYHHPMSSASRFVRLILAEYGYQAELIEEQTWEKRRDFLALNPAGTLPVYVDDSMRALCGATVISEYLDETHGVLKRDRRLLAEDPFQRAEIRRLTEWFMQKMENDVTKPLARERVYKLQMTADQGGGAPDSKMLRTARANIRQHMRYLTWLAGSRQWLAGERMSYADLAAAASISILDYLGEIDWSESPLAKDWYQRLKSRPSFRPLLTERVRGLTPVSHYADLDF; encoded by the coding sequence ATGCCCACGCTTTATCATCATCCCATGTCGTCCGCATCCCGCTTCGTCAGGCTCATTCTGGCGGAATACGGCTATCAGGCGGAGCTGATCGAGGAACAGACCTGGGAGAAGCGCCGCGACTTCCTGGCGCTCAACCCGGCCGGCACGCTGCCTGTTTATGTCGATGACAGCATGCGGGCGCTCTGTGGCGCGACCGTCATTTCGGAATATCTCGACGAGACGCATGGCGTGCTGAAGCGTGACCGCCGGCTGCTCGCCGAGGATCCGTTCCAACGCGCGGAAATCCGTCGCCTGACGGAATGGTTCATGCAGAAGATGGAAAACGACGTCACCAAGCCGCTGGCCCGCGAGCGCGTCTACAAGCTGCAAATGACGGCCGACCAGGGCGGCGGCGCCCCTGACTCCAAGATGTTGCGCACGGCACGCGCCAATATCCGCCAGCACATGCGTTATCTCACCTGGCTAGCCGGCTCGCGCCAATGGCTCGCCGGCGAGCGGATGAGCTATGCCGATCTTGCCGCCGCAGCCTCGATCTCCATTCTCGATTATCTCGGCGAGATCGACTGGTCGGAATCGCCGCTCGCCAAGGACTGGTACCAGCGGCTGAAATCGCGCCCCTCGTTCCGTCCGCTGCTCACCGAGCGCGTGCGTGGTCTGACGCCGGTTTCCCATTACGCCGATCTGGATTTCTGA
- a CDS encoding histidine phosphatase family protein translates to MFGLYITHPQVKIDPQVPVPQWGLSEIGAERARKAASSDWAKRLTRIVSSDETKAIETAEILAAASGGKIEIVHGMHENDRSATGFLPPDKFEEAANWFFAHPLESFKGWERAANAQARISSAVEAILSSHDANAPIAFVGHGGVGTLLKCHLAGVPIARDRDQPGGGGNLYAFGLADRRLSCDWTPIEDWRG, encoded by the coding sequence ATGTTCGGACTTTATATCACCCACCCTCAGGTCAAGATCGACCCGCAGGTTCCCGTTCCCCAATGGGGTCTTTCCGAGATCGGCGCCGAGCGCGCCCGCAAGGCCGCCTCGAGCGACTGGGCGAAGCGGCTGACCCGCATCGTCTCCAGCGATGAGACGAAGGCGATCGAGACGGCGGAAATCCTTGCTGCGGCCTCAGGCGGGAAAATCGAGATCGTGCATGGCATGCACGAGAACGACCGCTCCGCCACCGGTTTCCTGCCGCCCGACAAATTCGAAGAGGCGGCCAACTGGTTCTTCGCCCACCCGCTGGAGAGCTTCAAGGGATGGGAGCGCGCCGCAAATGCTCAGGCTCGCATTAGCTCGGCAGTCGAAGCGATCCTGTCCTCCCATGATGCGAATGCGCCGATCGCCTTTGTCGGGCACGGCGGCGTTGGAACCCTGCTCAAATGCCATCTTGCAGGCGTACCGATTGCGCGTGACCGCGACCAACCGGGCGGCGGCGGCAATCTCTATGCTTTCGGTCTTGCGGACAGGCGTTTATCATGCGACTGGACACCCATCGAAGACTGGCGGGGGTGA
- the pmtA gene encoding phospholipid N-methyltransferase PmtA: MALRLKQRLGRKFDEEIRFFKGMMQGPKTVGSIVPTSSITARRMASVANPHSDLPVLELGPGTGAITKAILAHGVKPEKLVAIEYSTDFYEHLMRLYPGVSFINGDAFDLDKTLGSLKDQKFDSVISGIPLLNFPMQARIALLESLLDRMPAGRPMVQISYGAVSPIVANADRYSIHHFDFIVRNIPPAQLWIYRRG, encoded by the coding sequence ATGGCATTGCGGCTCAAACAACGGCTCGGCAGGAAGTTTGACGAGGAGATCCGCTTCTTCAAGGGCATGATGCAGGGGCCGAAGACCGTCGGCTCCATCGTTCCGACCTCCTCGATCACTGCCCGCAGGATGGCAAGCGTCGCAAATCCGCATTCGGACCTGCCCGTGCTCGAACTCGGTCCCGGCACCGGCGCTATCACCAAGGCGATCCTTGCCCATGGCGTGAAACCGGAAAAGCTCGTCGCCATCGAATATTCGACGGACTTCTACGAGCACCTTATGCGGCTTTACCCCGGCGTGAGCTTCATCAATGGCGATGCCTTCGATCTCGACAAAACGCTCGGCTCGCTCAAGGATCAGAAATTCGATTCCGTTATCTCAGGCATACCGCTCCTGAACTTTCCCATGCAGGCGCGCATCGCGCTCCTGGAAAGCCTGCTCGACCGCATGCCGGCTGGTCGGCCGATGGTGCAGATCTCTTATGGCGCAGTTTCGCCGATCGTCGCCAATGCCGATCGTTACAGCATTCATCATTTTGATTTCATCGTACGCAATATTCCGCCAGCTCAACTCTGGATCTATCGGCGCGGATAA
- the gshB gene encoding glutathione synthase, with translation MAKIKNVAVQMDHVSGINIAGDSTFAMSLEAQARGYRLFHYTPERLSFRDDKLYAAVEPMVLRDVKGDHYELGAPERVDLSTMDVVLLRQDPPFDMSYITSTHLLERIHPKTLVVNDPAWVRNSPEKIFVTEFSDLMPKTLITKDPGEIRRFRDEMGDIILKPLYGNGGAGVFHSTKDDRNLSSLLEMFGQLFREPFIAQQYLPDVRKGDKRIILVDGEFAGAINRVPAEHDSRSNMHVGGRAEPTELTAREKEICERIGPALRERGFLLVGIDVIGDYMTEINVTSPTGIREVKKFGGADIASLLWDAIERKRG, from the coding sequence ATGGCCAAGATCAAGAACGTAGCGGTCCAGATGGACCATGTCTCCGGCATCAATATCGCAGGTGATTCCACCTTCGCCATGAGCCTAGAGGCGCAGGCGCGTGGCTACAGGCTCTTCCATTATACGCCCGAGCGCCTGAGTTTCCGCGACGACAAGCTCTATGCCGCCGTCGAGCCGATGGTGCTGCGCGACGTCAAGGGCGATCACTATGAGCTTGGCGCACCCGAACGGGTCGATCTGTCGACCATGGATGTCGTCCTGCTGCGCCAGGACCCGCCTTTCGACATGTCCTACATCACCTCGACGCATCTGCTGGAGCGCATCCATCCGAAGACGCTCGTCGTCAATGACCCGGCCTGGGTACGCAACTCACCGGAAAAGATCTTCGTCACCGAATTTTCCGACCTGATGCCGAAGACGCTGATCACCAAGGACCCCGGCGAAATCCGCCGCTTCCGCGACGAGATGGGCGACATCATCCTGAAGCCGCTCTACGGCAATGGCGGCGCCGGCGTTTTCCATTCCACCAAGGACGATCGCAACCTGTCCTCGCTGCTCGAAATGTTCGGCCAACTCTTCCGCGAGCCTTTCATCGCTCAACAGTACCTGCCTGACGTGCGCAAGGGCGATAAGCGCATCATCCTCGTCGACGGCGAATTTGCCGGCGCCATCAATCGTGTCCCCGCCGAGCATGACAGTCGCTCCAACATGCATGTCGGCGGCCGCGCCGAGCCGACCGAACTGACGGCACGCGAAAAGGAAATCTGCGAACGCATCGGCCCAGCTCTGCGCGAACGCGGCTTCCTGCTCGTCGGTATCGATGTGATCGGTGATTACATGACCGAGATCAACGTGACTTCGCCGACCGGCATCCGCGAAGTGAAGAAGTTTGGCGGCGCCGATATCGCAAGCCTGTTGTGGGATGCGATTGAGCGCAAGCGCGGCTAA
- a CDS encoding YifB family Mg chelatase-like AAA ATPase yields the protein MVARVSTVAFQGIEGVPVEVQVMVAPGKMGIQIVGLPDKAVAESRERVQAALHASGLALPSKRVTVNLAPADLPKEGSHFDLPIALGLMAALGAIPADALSDYVVVGELNLDGTIAAIAGALPAAIGANASGKGLICPAESGSEAAWAGSDVDILAPRSLIALANHFRGTQILSRPEPSIRPNAANLPDLAEIKGQESAKRALEVAAAGGHNLLMVGPPGSGKSMLASRLPSILPPLSAAELLEVSMIHSIAGQLSGGKLSDRRPYRTPHHSATMAALIGGGLRARPGEASLAHHGVLFLDEFPEFAPQVLDALRQPLESGECVIARANHRVSYPARIQLIAAMNPCRCGMAGEPGHTCARGPRCMTDYQARISGPLMDRIDIRIDVPAVSAADLIRPTVAEASADVARRVARARDVQRERYAVAGAVGISTNAGCSTAMIEKFAEPDAAGLQLLRDAADKMKFSARGYHRVLKVARTLADLDGNEMVGRIHLAEAISYRVAGARLTAAA from the coding sequence ATGGTCGCGCGCGTCAGCACGGTTGCATTTCAGGGCATTGAAGGTGTTCCGGTCGAGGTCCAGGTCATGGTCGCTCCCGGTAAAATGGGAATCCAGATCGTCGGGCTTCCCGATAAGGCGGTTGCGGAGAGTCGCGAGCGGGTGCAGGCAGCCCTGCACGCTTCCGGCCTGGCGTTGCCATCCAAGCGCGTGACGGTCAACCTCGCACCCGCGGATCTTCCCAAGGAAGGCAGTCACTTCGACCTTCCGATCGCACTCGGTCTGATGGCAGCCCTCGGTGCTATCCCGGCGGATGCCTTGTCCGACTATGTCGTCGTCGGCGAACTTAATCTCGATGGCACGATTGCCGCAATCGCCGGCGCTCTGCCGGCTGCAATCGGTGCCAACGCCAGTGGAAAAGGCCTGATCTGCCCGGCCGAGAGTGGCTCGGAAGCCGCTTGGGCCGGTTCCGACGTCGACATTCTGGCGCCGCGCAGCCTGATTGCGCTCGCAAATCATTTTCGCGGCACGCAGATCCTTTCGCGCCCGGAACCGTCCATTCGCCCGAATGCCGCCAATCTGCCTGATCTCGCCGAGATCAAGGGACAGGAAAGCGCCAAGCGAGCGCTGGAAGTGGCTGCTGCCGGCGGCCATAATCTCTTGATGGTCGGGCCGCCCGGCTCCGGCAAGTCGATGCTGGCCTCGAGACTGCCCTCCATCCTGCCGCCGCTTTCGGCTGCGGAATTACTGGAAGTCTCGATGATCCATTCCATCGCCGGCCAGTTGTCCGGCGGCAAGCTGTCCGATCGCCGGCCCTACCGCACGCCGCACCATTCCGCGACGATGGCAGCCCTCATCGGCGGCGGTCTACGCGCCCGGCCGGGCGAAGCCTCGCTTGCCCATCATGGCGTGCTTTTCCTCGACGAGTTTCCGGAATTCGCACCACAGGTACTCGATGCCTTGCGTCAGCCGCTGGAAAGCGGCGAATGCGTCATCGCGCGTGCCAATCACCGCGTCTCCTATCCCGCGCGGATCCAGCTTATTGCGGCCATGAACCCCTGCCGCTGCGGCATGGCGGGCGAGCCCGGCCATACCTGTGCCCGCGGGCCGCGCTGCATGACGGATTATCAGGCCCGCATTTCCGGCCCGCTGATGGACCGCATCGATATCCGCATCGACGTGCCGGCCGTTTCTGCCGCCGATCTCATCCGGCCGACGGTCGCCGAAGCGAGCGCCGATGTTGCCCGTCGCGTTGCGCGTGCCCGCGACGTCCAGCGCGAACGCTATGCTGTTGCAGGCGCTGTGGGTATTTCCACCAATGCCGGATGCTCGACGGCGATGATCGAAAAATTCGCCGAGCCGGATGCGGCAGGATTGCAGCTGTTGCGAGATGCCGCGGACAAGATGAAGTTTTCAGCGCGCGGTTACCACCGCGTCCTGAAGGTCGCCCGCACCCTTGCTGATCTCGACGGCAATGAAATGGTAGGACGTATTCACCTCGCCGAGGCGATTTCCTACCGCGTTGCCGGTGCGCGGCTGACGGCAGCGGCATGA
- the rsmI gene encoding 16S rRNA (cytidine(1402)-2'-O)-methyltransferase, protein MTEETTVETGTRRGFRLHNIAVPARPLEPALYLVATPIGNLGDITLRALETLAGADVLACEDTRVTRVLLDRYGIQNRPFAYHEHNADEAGPRLLQALDAGKSVALVSDAGTPLVSDPGYRLAQQAIEAGYRVIPIPGASAPLAALVGSGLPNEAFLFAGFLPTKDKARRDRLAEFANAPATLIFFESPHRIGATLVAAADILGGSREASVCRELTKTYEEFRRGTLSELAAYYEEHDNVKGEIVLVIGPPKGEPATEADVDAILADLSKSLPTAKAATEAARLTGLPRKVLYQKLLDMKAANG, encoded by the coding sequence ATGACGGAAGAGACGACAGTGGAAACCGGCACCCGGCGCGGTTTTCGCCTGCACAATATCGCGGTGCCGGCGCGCCCGCTCGAACCGGCTCTCTATCTCGTCGCAACGCCGATCGGCAATCTCGGCGATATCACGCTGCGGGCGCTGGAAACGCTTGCCGGCGCCGATGTCCTGGCTTGCGAGGATACACGCGTCACCCGCGTCCTGCTCGATCGTTACGGCATTCAGAACCGCCCCTTCGCCTATCATGAACATAATGCCGATGAGGCCGGGCCGCGGCTATTGCAGGCGCTCGACGCCGGCAAATCGGTGGCGCTCGTTTCCGACGCCGGCACACCCCTTGTCTCCGATCCCGGCTATCGGCTGGCGCAGCAGGCGATCGAGGCAGGTTACCGCGTTATCCCCATTCCCGGCGCTTCGGCGCCGCTTGCGGCCCTCGTCGGTTCGGGCCTGCCGAACGAGGCCTTTCTCTTTGCCGGTTTCCTGCCGACCAAGGACAAGGCCCGCCGCGACCGTCTCGCAGAATTCGCAAACGCACCGGCCACGCTGATCTTCTTTGAATCGCCCCATCGCATCGGCGCAACGCTTGTTGCGGCAGCCGATATACTCGGTGGTTCACGCGAAGCTTCGGTCTGCCGCGAACTGACGAAAACCTATGAGGAATTCCGCCGCGGCACGCTCTCCGAGCTCGCCGCCTATTATGAAGAGCATGACAATGTGAAGGGTGAGATCGTTCTCGTCATCGGCCCGCCGAAGGGCGAGCCGGCAACTGAAGCAGATGTCGACGCCATTCTCGCGGATCTCTCAAAATCGCTGCCGACGGCCAAGGCCGCGACTGAGGCTGCCCGTTTGACCGGCCTGCCGCGCAAGGTGCTCTACCAGAAACTTCTCGACATGAAGGCAGCGAATGGCTGA
- the dnaN gene encoding DNA polymerase III subunit beta has product MRITIERSNLLKSLNHVHRVVERRNTIPILSNVLLKADGQSLDMKATDLDLEITEATPANVEQAGATTVPAHLLYDIVRKLPDGAEVLLATSQDGGSMTVQSGRSKFSLQCLPESDFPDLTAGTFTHSFKLKASDLKMLIDRTQFAISTEETRYYLNGIFFHTIESGGDLKLRAVATDGHRLARADVDAPSGSEGMPGIIIPRKTVGELQKLVDTPDAIVTIEVSDAKIRVTLSSIVMTSKLIDGTFPDYQRVIPANNDKEMRVDCTSFAQAVDRVSTISSERGRAVKLALSDGQLLLTVNNPDSGSATEEVAVGYDTDPMEIGFNAKYLLDITAQLSGDEAIFLLADAGSPTLVRDTAGDDALYVLMPMRV; this is encoded by the coding sequence ATGCGTATTACTATTGAGCGGTCAAACCTTTTGAAGTCGCTGAACCACGTGCACCGCGTGGTCGAACGCCGGAACACGATCCCGATCCTGTCAAACGTGCTGTTGAAGGCCGATGGACAGAGCCTAGACATGAAGGCGACCGACCTCGATCTGGAAATCACCGAAGCGACGCCTGCCAATGTCGAACAGGCCGGCGCCACCACCGTTCCCGCCCATCTTCTCTACGACATCGTTCGCAAGCTTCCCGATGGCGCAGAAGTGCTGCTTGCTACCTCCCAGGACGGCGGTTCGATGACCGTTCAGTCGGGCCGTTCGAAATTCTCGCTGCAGTGCCTGCCGGAATCCGACTTCCCGGATCTGACCGCCGGCACCTTCACGCATTCCTTCAAGTTGAAGGCGAGCGACCTGAAGATGCTGATCGACCGCACGCAGTTTGCGATCTCGACCGAAGAAACCCGCTACTATCTGAACGGCATCTTCTTCCACACAATCGAGAGCGGCGGCGACCTGAAGCTGCGCGCCGTTGCGACCGACGGCCACCGTCTCGCCCGCGCCGATGTCGATGCCCCCTCCGGCTCGGAAGGCATGCCGGGCATCATTATTCCGCGCAAGACGGTCGGCGAATTGCAGAAGCTGGTCGATACGCCTGACGCAATCGTCACCATCGAAGTTTCCGATGCCAAGATCCGGGTCACCCTCAGCTCCATCGTCATGACCTCGAAGCTGATCGACGGTACTTTCCCGGATTATCAGCGCGTCATCCCGGCCAATAACGACAAGGAAATGCGTGTCGACTGCACGAGCTTCGCACAGGCCGTCGACCGCGTCTCCACCATTTCTTCCGAACGTGGCCGCGCCGTGAAGCTCGCGCTCTCCGATGGTCAGCTTCTGCTCACCGTCAACAATCCGGATTCCGGTAGTGCTACGGAAGAAGTCGCGGTCGGCTATGATACGGATCCGATGGAAATCGGCTTCAATGCCAAGTACCTGCTCGACATCACCGCGCAGCTTTCCGGCGACGAGGCGATCTTCCTTCTGGCCGACGCCGGTTCGCCGACACTTGTGCGCGACACAGCCGGCGATGACGCTCTCTACGTGCTGATGCCGATGCGCGTTTAA
- the pyrF gene encoding orotidine-5'-phosphate decarboxylase encodes MDARERLIVGLDVPTIGEAERLVSTLGDDILFYKIGYQLVFAGGLEFARDLAASGKKIFLDMKLLDIDNTVASGVENIAKMGMSMLTLHAYPKAMKAAVEAAKGSGLCLLGVTVLTSMDAEDLLEAGYQYDPKTLVARRAEQARAAGMGGIVCSAEESAAVSEIVGPDMAIVTPGIRPTGAEKGDQKRVMTPKDALKAGSTHLVVARPIVKAPEPREAARAILNEMVAALWPANR; translated from the coding sequence ATGGACGCACGCGAGCGGTTGATCGTCGGCCTGGATGTTCCAACGATTGGCGAAGCGGAAAGACTGGTTTCCACGCTCGGCGACGACATTCTCTTCTACAAGATCGGCTATCAGCTCGTCTTTGCCGGCGGGCTGGAATTTGCCCGCGACCTTGCCGCCAGCGGCAAGAAGATTTTCCTCGACATGAAACTGCTCGACATCGACAACACGGTTGCGTCAGGTGTCGAAAATATCGCCAAGATGGGCATGTCGATGCTGACGCTGCACGCCTATCCGAAAGCGATGAAGGCGGCCGTCGAGGCGGCGAAGGGCTCCGGCCTCTGTCTGCTCGGCGTGACCGTGCTGACTTCGATGGATGCCGAGGACCTCCTCGAGGCAGGTTACCAATATGATCCGAAGACGCTCGTCGCGCGTCGTGCCGAACAGGCGCGTGCTGCAGGCATGGGCGGCATCGTCTGCTCCGCCGAGGAATCCGCTGCTGTTAGCGAGATCGTTGGGCCTGATATGGCGATCGTGACACCCGGCATCCGCCCGACGGGTGCCGAGAAGGGCGACCAGAAGCGGGTGATGACGCCTAAGGATGCACTGAAGGCCGGGTCCACCCATCTCGTCGTCGCACGCCCGATCGTCAAGGCACCGGAGCCGCGGGAAGCGGCCCGTGCAATCCTCAATGAAATGGTTGCCGCGCTCTGGCCGGCGAACCGCTGA
- a CDS encoding complex I NDUFA9 subunit family protein, whose product MTLANLPPLVTVFGGSGFIGRHVVRALAKRGYRIRVAVRRPDLAGFLQPLGNVGQISFVQANLRYRNSIDRAVEGADHVINCVGILFESGRNTFDAVQEFGGRAVAEAARNAGATLTHLSAIGANSSSQSNYGRTKGRAEAAILSIKPDTVIFRPSIVFGPEDSFFNKFADMARMFPVLPLVGGGKTKFQPVYVEDVAEAVARAVDGKVEPGKVYELGGPEVLTFRECLETMLKVTVRKNRLVSLPFGIASMIGSIASLVPFITPPITPDQVKLLKHDNVVSREAEAEGRTLKGLGIAPTMATSVLDSYLVQYRPHGQYTGSGKAA is encoded by the coding sequence ATGACCCTTGCCAACCTGCCGCCACTCGTTACCGTGTTCGGAGGGTCCGGCTTCATCGGCAGACACGTCGTGCGGGCGCTTGCCAAGCGCGGCTATCGCATCCGCGTCGCCGTTCGCCGTCCCGACCTTGCCGGTTTCCTGCAGCCGCTCGGCAATGTCGGTCAGATTTCCTTTGTCCAGGCCAACCTGCGCTACCGCAACTCGATCGACCGGGCCGTTGAAGGCGCCGACCATGTCATCAACTGCGTCGGCATCCTTTTCGAGAGCGGCCGCAACACGTTCGATGCCGTGCAGGAATTCGGTGGTCGCGCCGTGGCGGAAGCTGCCCGCAATGCCGGTGCGACGCTGACCCACCTTTCGGCTATCGGTGCTAATTCCAGCTCGCAGTCCAATTACGGCCGGACCAAGGGCCGCGCGGAAGCGGCCATCCTGTCGATCAAGCCGGATACGGTGATCTTCCGTCCGTCGATCGTCTTCGGTCCGGAGGACAGCTTCTTCAACAAGTTCGCCGACATGGCCCGCATGTTCCCGGTTCTGCCGCTCGTCGGCGGCGGCAAGACGAAGTTCCAGCCCGTATATGTCGAAGATGTTGCCGAGGCTGTTGCCCGTGCTGTCGACGGCAAGGTCGAACCTGGCAAGGTCTATGAGCTTGGCGGTCCTGAAGTCCTCACCTTCCGCGAATGTCTCGAGACCATGCTCAAGGTCACGGTCCGCAAAAACCGGCTCGTTTCCCTGCCCTTCGGCATCGCATCCATGATCGGCAGCATCGCCTCGCTCGTGCCGTTCATCACGCCGCCGATCACGCCGGACCAAGTCAAGCTTCTCAAGCACGACAATGTCGTTTCGAGGGAAGCCGAAGCCGAGGGCCGCACGCTGAAGGGCCTTGGCATCGCGCCGACGATGGCGACTTCGGTGCTCGACTCCTACCTCGTACAGTACCGCCCGCACGGTCAGTATACCGGCTCCGGCAAGGCTGCCTGA
- a CDS encoding cupin domain-containing protein encodes MALKMMLATAVAMAARSVPYAALKPSGKSFIAQASDRMVLKSTPINPDWIISGNPQARTAEHSRGHDEASLTAIWDCTSGEFRWRFGWDETVMILEGEVHVTTEDGLERTLQVGDVAFFAGGTWANWRVDNYVRKVAFLRKPFPKPLAIAYRLRNLLRNGGSTGIAA; translated from the coding sequence ATGGCCTTGAAGATGATGCTTGCAACCGCCGTCGCCATGGCTGCGCGGTCCGTGCCTTATGCCGCGTTGAAGCCATCAGGCAAATCTTTCATTGCACAAGCAAGCGACCGCATGGTGCTGAAGTCGACACCGATCAATCCGGACTGGATCATCAGCGGCAATCCGCAAGCGCGCACTGCAGAACATTCCCGCGGCCATGACGAAGCATCGCTGACGGCGATCTGGGATTGCACATCGGGCGAATTTCGCTGGCGTTTCGGCTGGGACGAGACAGTCATGATCCTCGAAGGCGAGGTGCACGTCACCACCGAAGATGGCCTGGAACGCACGCTGCAGGTAGGCGATGTCGCTTTCTTTGCCGGCGGCACCTGGGCCAACTGGCGGGTCGACAATTACGTTCGCAAGGTCGCCTTCCTGCGCAAGCCTTTTCCAAAGCCGCTCGCCATTGCCTATCGCCTGCGCAACCTCTTGCGAAACGGCGGCAGCACAGGCATCGCGGCCTGA
- a CDS encoding DUF1330 domain-containing protein, translating into MAKGYWIARVDVRDLERYKDYVATAKPAFEKYGANFLARGGAITELEGKARARNVVIEFPSMQHAVDCYNSPEYQAAAKIRHEVADAEMVVVEGV; encoded by the coding sequence ATGGCCAAGGGATACTGGATCGCCCGCGTCGATGTACGCGACCTCGAGCGCTACAAGGATTACGTCGCAACTGCAAAGCCGGCCTTCGAGAAATACGGCGCGAACTTCCTCGCCCGCGGTGGTGCGATCACCGAGCTTGAAGGCAAGGCGCGCGCCCGCAACGTCGTCATCGAATTTCCCTCGATGCAGCATGCCGTCGACTGCTATAATTCGCCCGAATACCAGGCGGCCGCAAAAATCCGCCATGAGGTGGCCGACGCGGAAATGGTCGTGGTCGAAGGCGTCTGA